The genomic stretch CGGCTGAGAAACATGGCACGGATGCCTTCGATGACGCCCACCATGGGGTTAAGGGAATAGAGAAACTGATATTGTTCTGGTACTGCTGTGGTGCTGTAAACCACAGGGGCTCCGTAGAGCAAGAGTTGGACAATAAAGCCTAGCGCATACTTGACATCACGGTACTGTACTGCCATGGCAGACAGGATCATTCCAATCCCAAGAGAAGTCATCAGCAATTGAATCAAAAGGATAGGAAGCCAGATAATTCCTACTCCCGGCATGACTTTGAAGTAGATCAAGAGAACAAGTAAGACTACAAAAGAGATGATAAAGTCGAGAAGTTTGGAAAAGATCGCAGCCAAAGGCAAAATCAATCTTGGGAAATAGACTTTGGTGATCATCCCTGCATTGGCGACAAGGCTGTTGGCTGATTCGGATAGGGTTCCTGAAAAGTAATTCCATGGCCATAAGGCCAAGTAAGAAAACAAGATGTATGGCATCCCATCTGAATCCACCTTGGCCAAACCTCCAAATACTACCGTAAAAACCAACGTAGTAAATAAGGGCTGAATTATCGCCCATCCTACTCCTAATATGGATTGCGCATAACGGGCTTTGATTCCCCTGACGGTAAGGAAATATAGCAGATCTTTATATCTCCAGAGTTCTTCAAAGTCTATGACTTTCCAGCCCTTGGAAGGTTCTATTATGGTCTTATTCATAAATGAAAAATTTATCCGGAATAGATTTAATGTCCCATAGAACCATTGATTTATCAGCAAATCTTCCTTCATCTCCCATATACTCTTCCATGATAATTTCTTTTGGGCTTCCCAAATTTAAAGGCATTATCGCCAAATTTAAAGGCCTCCAGTCTCCTGTTGTAATATTTATATTTTTGGATCTGTTAGTAAAGCTTGTAGTCAAAAGGTATTTGGCTCCTGATCTTTTAATATTGTTTAATGTCTTTTTGATATCATCAAAGGAAAAATGGACTAGGCAATCTCTGCACAATATTAAATCTACTTGGGTTAAAGGATCAGAGATAATATTTCCATAGCGAAACTTCACCCCTGTTTTATAGCTGTATTTGGACTTGTTCTTATGGACAAGTTCCTCTACTATATCGATTCCCAAATAGTTTATCCCCTCCAAATTCACCAGATTCATCCAGTTAAAATCTCCACAGGGTGCATCTAAAATGCTGGTTACATTATACTTCTGAAAGAGATGATCTAATTTTCCAATCATAACGTTTGTCTGATTAAAATTAGAACCTGGTCCTGAAACACTTTCTTTGGATCCCCAAGAGTTTTCATTATAAATTTTTGAAAACACTTCCTTAGTATTTAAATCAGCCATATTAATTTTCCTTTCTTTCTGAAAAAAATTATAAAAATTAATTAAAAAAGCTGGTGTTGAATTTTTAAGGAAGATTTTAATTTTTTGATTCATGAAGCACTTAAATTTTTTTAGCAAAACCTACCATAAACCCGTTGTTCGATACTGCAAGTCAGCCAATTTCTTTCCCAGATTCCATCAAGGTAGCTATCATATTCGTGACGTGGGGGAAGAAAGGGTTTGGGTACGGGGATCAATTGTTAGCTATTTAATTAGATCAAAAACTCAAAAACATGCACTTGGTAGGGTTTAGCAGTTGGATACTTCGACTTCGCTCAGTACAAGGGTTGTAAGATTAAGGGTTGAGATTTCTGCTCCGCCGCGGCGGAAAGATTATTACCCGGGATCAATAGGATGGCACTTGACCGTTCGTGAGACACGAACGGGGGGCGGAATTTCTCAATTAATCGATGACTCAGTGGTTACCATAGGGTCATTTCCAGCCACGGGCTGGCAGGCGACGACGAGGGACGAGGAGGAGAAATCTCATGATGTGTTGCGGTGGAGATTTCTCCCGCTGGTCGAAATGACGGAGAATTCCCGACAAGTGCAGCTCCTTCGTCTGCCTGCCGAAGGCATGGAAATGACGGGCGACACAGCACTCAATACTCTCGCAAATATTTTTTTCTTCTGCCATAGAAGAAGAAAGCTATAGCTCCCCATACCACAGCCAGCACCGCATAGGCAGTTAGGGAAATGTATTCGGGATAGTGGATGGCCCACTTCTGTATGGAGAAGGAATTGACTGCATCGCTCCCCCTATTTTCCAGAAAATCCTGCAGGCCAGAGGAATTGATGGGTAACCAGGCCAGGGATACCAGCAGGGCAAAGAAGCCCAGCAGCAGCAGTTCCTTAGTAGTCCAACTGTATTTCTTCAGTGCCTTGATCAGCACCCCTACCCAGATAGGGATCCAAGGTGCCAATGCGGAGATTTTAAAGAATACCGCGAATACCAGTCCCAGAACCAGGATGATGACAATGGCCCAGCCTAAACCTGCGAGTTCCGGGTAAAACCTGTGCAGAAATACCAGCGTGAGGACGGCCGGGAGCCCCCAGTGCAGTCCGGTGCTGATGATAAAATCCCAGGGAAATCTCAGGGAACCTGTTCCACTTTCCCGAAGGAAGCGCGCTATTCCCAAGCCTTCATTTTCCCCGGATAGTAAGACCAGAAGCAGCAGTATCCCCGCCAGTCCCATAATCCCCTTGCTCAGTCTGTCGGTTTTGGTCCTTTTTTTCAGCTGGGCAATGGCCAAGGCCCAGTTGATCGGGTTCTGCTTGGCACCCAATACTATGAGTAAAGGAATGGAGATCAGCGCAAGGACATGGAAGAGTTGTGCGCCCCAGGGCTGCTCTCCCCAGCCCCAGAGGCCCCATCCCAGTGCTGCAATAAATAAGGGGATAATAAGGCAAAGGAAGGCAGGGAGAAGGGATTTTGGTCTTTTCCCTTCGTAGTATTGGAGTTTATCGCCCGGCAAGAAGAGCATCAGCATCCCTGAAATAAGCAATAAGGGTGACACGAACATGCCCAGGAGGGAAACCATCCCCAGTTTGAACTTCTCGTAGCGCAGGAAGTAATTCATCTGCCCCATTCCCAGGGCGAACGCCATCAGGTCTGGGGTGAAGGGCTGGTACCATACGGATTTCAGCCAGGCGAAGTTGAAGAACATCAGGATAAAGCCTATGCTAATCTGGGCGGTGTTCAGGCGTAGTTTTTTGCTGATTCTAAAGTACCAGTAGATCGCCAGGGCCAGGTAGATCACCTGCCAGATGATCATGCCGTTTCTCAGTGCTTCGTCGTTTTTGACGATATGGAATGCCGAAAAGGACAGGTTGAGTAAGGCAAATGGCAGGATCCTGGTGAGTTGGACCAGGTTATAGCTGGCGTTTTCTATGTTGTCGAGGAAGAACCTGCCCACTTCCCTGTAGAAGACCCCGTCTCCGAAGGCACCCTCATTTACGGGTACTTTCTCGCCGTTGATCTGGATAAGAGCGATGAGGAGAAGGAAGGAAATCAGGAGGGCTTTTCTCAAGTTGGGAGTTGAAGGTTAAGGGTTAAGGTGGAAAGAAGGAGATTTCTTCTCCGCCGCGGCGGATCGAATTGACGGATGGGTACTACGTGTCATTTCGAAGGAGGTACGACTGAGAAATCTCTGCAGGTATCCCTATTGAGATTTCTCCTCGCATTAGTGGATGTAGTTCGTCAAGTGTTCCGTTTCGCTCGTCGAAATGACGGGGAATTCCCGATGTTTCAATTAATCCATGGCTCAGTGGCTCTGGAAGTCAATGTTCCAATAGTGGTAGATATATGTTTTTTCCGAAGGTTTATATCCTAAGGATTTGTAAAGTCCGCAAGCTGGAATATTGGATTCCTGAGTAGGGATCAGAATCTCCCTTGCTCCTTCTTGCCAGCATTCGAACTCGGCAGCTTTAACCAGTTTTTTTCCCCAGCCTTTTCCTTGATGCTTTTCAGACACTGCGATCAGTCCAATCGATCCTCTTGACAGTTCCACACTTACAGTTACCATTCCTGCCAAGTCAGGGGCAGCATAGACCTGGTTAGTTTCCCATGCTTTACCGATCCAGATTTTATAGAGTTTTTGAAACTCACCCTGTTTGAGACGGGGGTCGGTCTGAAAGCGGGAGTGAATTCCACTTAGGTATGCAAGTTGCTCCAGGTTATTGTTTAGCCCATCCTTATAGAGCTCTATTTCTGGCTGTTGGTAAGGATGTATCAGCTCTTTTTGGAAGACAACCTTTGTATCCACCTTCAGTATTTCACGGCTATTAAATTCCACCGGAGTATTTGAAAAAAGGTAAACAAGCTGGAAAGCTTTTGCGGAAAAAAGAAAATCTTCTTCCTTCCAACCCCTCCCGATCGTGTTTTTCCCAACAGGGTAGTTAAAAAGTGATGAATCAAATGGGAGGTGTGTTACTTGTTTTTTCAGGGTATTGTTTGGTTAGGAGATGGGAGACGTGGGATGTCCGCTGTTGGTGTTTAGGGTTAAAGGTTGGAAAGTTTGAAGTTAGAAGTTAGAAGTTAGAAATTGGAAAGTTCGAAGGTTTGAAAGTTAAAGGAACGGTACTGCTAACTGCGACTGATGACTGCGACTGATCACTTGGACTGACTTACTTTTTACTTGTCACCTCCTACTATCTTGGCTCTGGGTTCTTGCTTCTCGGCTCTTGATTCTAGCTACTTGATACTTGATACTGATATCTGAGACTGCTTATTGCTTAACAATCCCTTTTCAGTCTTCTCAACTACCAAAGACCAGAATCCCCTGAATATCCCCGGGATCTTCTTCGAGAATGGATACTTCCACTTTCCGCTGTACTTTCTCGTAGGTTTTTTCCTTGAGGAATTCCAGGTATTCCTTGTCCAGATCTTTGCCGATAAGGATCATCTGAATAGTTCCGGAGTCTATGCCCTTCGCATAATCCCCCACTATATAAGCCATCTGCACCTCTCCCATCCTGTTGACGATGCGCTCCATCAGGTCATCCAGTCCCAGGAACTTGGATACCATACCCTTGATTTCGTCAAAGAAGGGGTGTCCGGTATTCGCCTTATACATCTTGGTCTTACCCTCGTCTTCCGAGACCAGCAGACCGGCTTCGGTAAGGCGGTTCAGTTCCACCCTTACCGAGTTGGTGGACTCATCAAATTCCTTGGCCAGTGACCTCAGGTACCCGGTATTGGTATGGGAAAAGAACTTCAGGAGAAGTTTGATGCGTGTTTTGGAAGTGACTAGGGAATCGAGCAAGGGAGGGAGGGGCGGTGTATGGAGTGGTAAGTCGTAAGTGGTAAGTGGTAAGTGGTAAGTAGTTAGTGGTCAGTGGTATGTAGTCAGTGGTCAGTAGTCAGTAGTCAGTGGTCAGTGGTCAGTGGTTAAATGTTAAATGTTAAATACAGTGCTGATAACTTCAACTGGGATGCTTCTTACTTTTCACCTCTTACTATATTGGGGTTGGATGTCCGGTGTTGGAAGTGGTAAGTAGTAAGTGGTAAGTGGTAAGTGGTAAGTTGTTAAAGAAAGTCTGAAAGCTAGAGTGAGAAAGCTGAAAGCCTGAAATCCAACCTATTCTTGATTCTTACCTACGGCAGGCAAGCTTGATTCTAGCTACTTGATATTGATAACTTTTGCTATTGTTGGATGTTGGAGGACCGGAGAAGGGAGACAGAAATTTCTGCTCCGCCACGGCGGATCGAAATGACCCGAAATTTAACCAATGTTGAGTTTCCTCTCAATAGGCTCCGTTCCAAATGACTCGAAATATTAATAGGCTTGCTTTAGACCGTTCGTGTGACACGAACGGTGGCGGAGAATTGGTTGAGTTTTGTGCGCACGAGAGGATTCGAACCTCCACACTACGTATAGCACTTTTAATAATTGGATCCACTGATTAATTTGTTGCCTCACCAGGGCTCTAACCTGATCCTAAGTGTGGGCCAGCTAGAACCGGGCAATTAAATCAACTACTTAAGTTTTTCTTGGAAAAAGTACCCAGAGCCGGAGTCGAACCTGCTACCTAATTCGAAGCTACTATTCGTATTTCGAAATTGTCAACTGATCATTATAAACTCCAAATATAGTATTTCTTTGTTCTGACCTCTAATCTTTGAGTACTATATTCACTGTTGTTACCGGCAATGCCTTTAGCACTAATTATTTGTTCTCTTTGTGCCTTTGTGGTTAAAAGAAATTGAAACTTATCATGCTTTTGGCACTCCGATGTAAGGCTATTTTATTTATCCCCTGAATTTTACCTAACTGCTTCCAGTTGGTATTTGTCTCTCAGACCAAACACAGCTTCGCCCTTTCACTCCCAGATGATTTAAGCTGGCGGGTAAGGGGGAGATTCTGCTAATCAGGTTATTGGAATCATTTTGA from Algoriphagus sp. NG3 encodes the following:
- a CDS encoding ABC transporter permease, which translates into the protein MNKTIIEPSKGWKVIDFEELWRYKDLLYFLTVRGIKARYAQSILGVGWAIIQPLFTTLVFTVVFGGLAKVDSDGMPYILFSYLALWPWNYFSGTLSESANSLVANAGMITKVYFPRLILPLAAIFSKLLDFIISFVVLLVLLIYFKVMPGVGIIWLPILLIQLLMTSLGIGMILSAMAVQYRDVKYALGFIVQLLLYGAPVVYSTTAVPEQYQFLYSLNPMVGVIEGIRAMFLSRPMPWEWIWPGAIVAGLLFVFGLLYFRRMEKVFADVA
- a CDS encoding class I SAM-dependent methyltransferase, giving the protein MNQKIKIFLKNSTPAFLINFYNFFQKERKINMADLNTKEVFSKIYNENSWGSKESVSGPGSNFNQTNVMIGKLDHLFQKYNVTSILDAPCGDFNWMNLVNLEGINYLGIDIVEELVHKNKSKYSYKTGVKFRYGNIISDPLTQVDLILCRDCLVHFSFDDIKKTLNNIKRSGAKYLLTTSFTNRSKNINITTGDWRPLNLAIMPLNLGSPKEIIMEEYMGDEGRFADKSMVLWDIKSIPDKFFIYE
- a CDS encoding GNAT family N-acetyltransferase, with translation MDTKVVFQKELIHPYQQPEIELYKDGLNNNLEQLAYLSGIHSRFQTDPRLKQGEFQKLYKIWIGKAWETNQVYAAPDLAGMVTVSVELSRGSIGLIAVSEKHQGKGWGKKLVKAAEFECWQEGAREILIPTQESNIPACGLYKSLGYKPSEKTYIYHYWNIDFQSH
- a CDS encoding winged helix-turn-helix domain-containing protein translates to MLDSLVTSKTRIKLLLKFFSHTNTGYLRSLAKEFDESTNSVRVELNRLTEAGLLVSEDEGKTKMYKANTGHPFFDEIKGMVSKFLGLDDLMERIVNRMGEVQMAYIVGDYAKGIDSGTIQMILIGKDLDKEYLEFLKEKTYEKVQRKVEVSILEEDPGDIQGILVFGS